Proteins encoded in a region of the Triticum dicoccoides isolate Atlit2015 ecotype Zavitan chromosome 3A, WEW_v2.0, whole genome shotgun sequence genome:
- the LOC119267665 gene encoding cytochrome P450 71A1-like, which yields MDVSSLSALLRSSPFLLLLAVLVPIFSSLFLFSARKKLSPSCTDGGRRLPPSPPGFPVLGHLPLLGSLPHRKLRSLAEAHGPVMLLHLGRVPTVVASSAAAAQEVMKTRDLAFASRAQIRMAERLLYGRDMVLAPYGEYWRQARRVCVVHLLNHRRILSFRRVREQEVAALLDAVRRRSLHPPGVLNLSDMLTSYSNAVIKRAAFGDGEYGIDGDDGGEKLRKVLDDFEELLGTPTVGEFVPWLAWVDTLTGLNARVTRTFEALDGLLERVIADHRKRRLAGGPVVGGGEGDRRDFVDVLLDVSETGEEAGGVRFDVVSIKAIMLDMFAAATDTTYTTMEWTMAELINHPRVMQKLQDEIRAAVNGGSGVTEDHLGTLRYLRAVIRETLRLHAPLPLLLPRETMEDTELLGYRVPARTRVVINAWAIGRDPATWERAEEFVPERFVDDPAEYGAGHDDFRAVPFGAGRRGCPGVGFAVPSMELALAGLLYHFDWELPAAAGGAVSKLDLSELFGISVRLKTALHVVAKPSSA from the exons ATGGACGTCTCGTCACTCTCCGCTCTCTTGCGCTCATcgccattcctcctcctcctcgccgtgcTCGTGCCAATCTTCTCCTCCTTGTTCCTCTTCTCTGCCAGGAAGAAGCTTTCTCCGTCGTGCACCGATGGCGGCCGGCGGCTGCCTCCGTCGCCGCCGGGGTTTCCCGTCCTCGGCCACCTGCCCCTTCTTGGCTCCCTGCCGCATCGGAAGCTCCGGTCGCTGGCCGAGGCGCACGGCCCGGTCATGCTCCTGCACCTCGGCCGCGTGCCCACCgtcgtggcctcctcggccgccgcGGCGCAGGAGGTCATGAAGACCCGCGACCTGGCCTTCGCGAGCCGCGCCCAGATACGCATGGCCGAGCGGCTCCTCTACGGCCGCGACATGGTGCTGGCGCCCTACGGCGAGTACTGGCGCCAGGCGCGCCGCGTCTGCGTTGTCCACCTCCTCAACCACCGCCGCATCCTGTCCTTCCGCCGCGTCCGGGAGCAGGAGGTCGCCGCCCTGCTcgacgccgtccgccgccgctCGCTTCACCCGCCGGGCGTGCTGAACCTCAGCGACATGCTCACCTCCTACTCCAACGCCGTCATCAAGCGGGCCGCGTTCGGCGACGGGGAGTACGGGAtcgacggcgacgacgggggcGAGAAACTGAGGAAGGTGCTCGACGACTTCGAGGAGCTGCTGGGGACGCCCACGGTGGGGGAGTTCGTGCCGTGGCTGGCATGGGTGGACACGCTCACAGGGCTGAATGCCAGGGTGACGCGCACGTTCGAGGCGCTCGACGGGTTGCTCGAGCGGGTCATCGCGGACCACCGCAAGCGGCGTCTGGCCGGCGGGCCGGTggtgggcggcggcgagggcgatCGGCGGGACTTCGTGGACGTGCTGTTGGACGTGAGCGAGACGGGAGAGGAGGCCGGCGGAGTCCGGTTCGACGTGGTCAGCATCAAGGCCATTATGCTG GATATGTTCGCCGCCGCGACAGACACAACCTACACGACAATGGAGTGGACCATGGCGGAGCTCATCAACCACCCGCGCGTAATGCAGAAGCTCCAGGACGAGATCCGCGCGGCCGTCAATGGCGGCAGCGGCGTCACCGAGGATCACCTCGGCACGCTGCGCTACCTGAGGGCCGTGATCAGGGAGACGCTCCGGCTGCACGCGCCCCTGCCGCTCCTCTTGCCCCGGGAGACGATGGAGGACACGGAGCTGCTGGGCTACCGCGTCCCGGCACGGACGCGCGTGGTGATCAACGCCTGGGCCATCGGCCGGGACCCGGCGACGTGGGAGCGCGCCGAGGAGTTCGTGCCGGAGCGGTTCGTGGACGACCCGGCGGAGTATGGGGCGGGCCATGACGACTTCAGGGCCGTGCCGTTCGGCGCTGGGAGGAGGGGGTGCCCCGGGGTCGGGTTCGCCGTGCCGTCCATGGAGCTGGCGCTGGCGGGCCTGCTGTACCATTTCGactgggagctgccggcggcggccggcggggcaGTGTCAAAGCTGGACTTGAGCGAGCTGTTTGGGATATCTGTGCGACTCAAGACGGCGCTGCATGTGGTTGCTAAGCCGTCGTCTGCTTAA